From Daphnia pulicaria isolate SC F1-1A chromosome 4, SC_F0-13Bv2, whole genome shotgun sequence, one genomic window encodes:
- the LOC124336035 gene encoding apoptotic chromatin condensation inducer in the nucleus-like isoform X1, whose translation MADNRGRELCVGGKPISSLRVVDLKQELEKRSLPKSGSKKDLLERLRLHLQLEEDREAALADEEHVPNLSLCNETENDFIREYLAAQQARFQVQREAKKQYEEKKRESEASAEETTQDEDEASDVSPTKKSPRKAMRPKKNEESTSTPKAHKSALDFQTPESMPYSTPPQEKRDEDGARHESDTTGEEEESMTPQTRKHKLLKYVQQPASSKGPGKSDTGQFSIADHVDRYQGSGTSERRDPPPSSLYGEAINLKVEKEKEISPVKKEPSPVKKEIPSPVKVETPSPVKKDGRVLRGQKAHSVKPPPTDVSEDEEDDDEEEEEGVFPRLVEVWSEKEREEEAAASASAEKSLAHKSEKPKENVEHPSLNVKQEDPEPHKPVVTVVTLVEKCSEEESKDVAPCATDPLADNPSKTETISVEDEAKPVKSECAVEVPPVELVVEKVKIEEKNVEKVEDVKEDEALDMTTDSKVDEASQKADLVILEEKVETAKLEEPVANSSEIEVPENDTVAASVSVVEIVPPAEIEEPIVDLVTVEKTNVPSETPNRDISITESEPEKMDQCETTPTDQSEPEKTDLCENKPIEESEPELKYQPETKEPELKDQPETKEPELKDQPETKEPELKDQPETKEPELKDQPVTKEPKEEVTKPTDSQEDSVDSPPVKAVTAMAVENETPPLIKSDVCEQPVVKVDPVPEEQPTDDNEEDELQMDTTETIDESLKLTEAPEAEEVADNRDQGREKSSSRSPSPRQSSPEVERNRNGRSVSPHDTKQKVEVAPQSEVIKGDTVRKWKIRKQLPNVEAESGETEAPRKRRWGTSQLLPTKKPALVISTDSLKSLVPDAKPLSAEEVRLGSPNFQPSTKPTVNQAQESEDHHLPAAEKVEKMEDVRRVAVEIAAEAFAPAKPEVVLAAAAPLLEATSPAQQPRSSVLNVSNLVRPFTINQLKELLARTGHLIDGKFWIDRVKSSCLIQYETEEEAEETRAALHGIHWPTSNPKTLLVDYSTVEELENRMSGKETTNPPVAKIEPTMRAAAAAIQSIEGKRDKAEKVREWDLGKTGEQGSEKLEQAHKGAHPAGEDDGELKPKDETPAKLLDDLFRKTKAAPFIYWLPLTASQIAEKEEMRRQRLAERETRIREVQQRRDEELQQRQREREKQRENERERQRARERDREKEREKDRQRSRKRSRSSSRSSSSTTSSSPNKRRNNSKTPPRKR comes from the exons ATGGCGGACAATCGGGGAAGAGAGTTATGTGTTGGGGGGAAACCTATTTCATCCCTACGCGTCGTTGATTTGAAACAGGAACTAGAAAAAAGGAGCCTCCCGAAATCAGGAAGCAAAAAGGATTTGCTAGAGCGGCTCAGATTg CACCTGCAATTAGAGGAAGACCGCGAGGCTGCCTTAGCTGATGAAGAGCATGTTCCAAACCTTTCG CTATGCAATGAAactgaaaatgatttcattcgTGAATACTTGGCTGCACAGCAGGCCAGGTTCCAAGTACAAAGAGAAGCCAAGAAACAATATGAAGAAAAGAAGCGTGAATCAGAAGCTAGTGCTGAAGAAACAACTCAAGACGAGGATGAAGCGTCTGATGTATCTCCAACCAAAAAATCTCCCAGAAAAGCCATGAGGCCAAA GAAAAACGAAGAGTCTACATCTACGCCAAAAGCGCACAAATCCGCCCTGGATTTTCAAACACCAGAGTCGATGCCTTACTCCACTCCACCACAAGAAAAGCGAGATGAAGACGGGGCGAGACACGAGAGTGATACCACCGGTGAGGAGGAAGAATCCATGACTCCCCAGACCCGTAAACATAAGCTACTCAAATATGTTCAGCAGCCTGCCTCTAGTAAGGGTCCTGGTAAGTCGGATACCGGACAATTTTCAATTGCAGACCATGTGGATAGATATCAAGGGAGTGGGACATCAGAAAGGCGGGATCCACCGCCTtccagtctctatggtgaagCCATCAATTTGAaggtggaaaaagagaaagagatttCACCTGTTAAGAAAGAACCCTCAccggttaaaaaagaaatccctTCACCGGTTAAGGTAGAAACTCCTTCCCCCGTAAAGAAAGACGGACGAGTATTGCGAGGACAAAAGGCGCATAGTGTGAAACCTCCACCCACCGATGTGTCTGAGGATgaggaggacgacgacgaagaagaagaagaaggagtctTTCCCCGTCTTGTCGAGGTCTGgtcagagaaagaaagagaggaagAAGCTGCAGCTTCGGCCTCGGCTGAAAAATCTTTAGCACACAAATCGGAAAAAcctaaagaaaatgttgaacatCCTTCGTTGAATGTTAAACAGGAAGACCCTGAACCCCACAAGCCCGTTGTCACCGTTGTAACCCTTGTTGAAAAGTGTAGCGAAGAAGAGTCGAAGGATGTAGCGCCTTGCGCTACCGATCCGCTAGCAGATAATCCAAGCAAGACAGAAACCATTTCTGTCGAGGATGAAGCAAAACCGGTTAAAAGCGAATGCGCGGTAGAAGTACCACCAGTAGAATTAGTTgtagaaaaagttaaaatcgaagaaaaaaacgtaGAAAAGGTAGAGGATGTGAAGGAGGATGAAGCGTTAGATATGACCACGGATAGCAAGGTAGATGAAGCTTCTCAAAAAGCGGATCTCGTAATTTTAGAGGAAAAAGTAGAGACTGCAAAGTTAGAGGAACCGGTTGCGAACTCCTCAGAGATTGAGGTGCCTGAAAACGATACTGTCGCCGCTTCTGTATCTGTTGTGGAAATCGTACCGCCCGCTGAAATCGAAGAACCGATTGTAGATCTCGTAACTGTAGAAAAGACAAATGTCCCCTCTGAAACCCCCAATAGAGATATTTCAATCACGGAATCGGAACCCGAGAAAATGGATCAGTGTGAAACTACACCAACCGATCAATCCGAGCCAGAGAAAACGGATCTGTGTGAAAATAAACCAATCGAGGAATCCGAGCCTGAGTTGAAGTATCAACCCGAAACGAAAGAGCCTGAGTTGAAGGATCAGCCCGAAACGAAAGAGCCTGAGTTGAAGGATCAGCCCGAAACGAAAGAGCCTGAGTTGAAGGATCAGCCCGAAACGAAAGAGCCTGAATTGAAGGATCAGCCCGTAACGAAAGAGCCTAAAGAAGAAGTTACTAAACCTACCGATTCGCAAGAAGATAGCGTCGATTCACCCCCGGTTAAG GCTGTGACTGCAATGGCTGTCGAAAACGAAACGCCACCGTTGATCAAATCAGATGTGTGTGAGCAACCTGTTGTCAAAGTAGACCCAGTTCCTGAAGAACAACCCACTGATGacaatgaagaagatgaactTCAGATGGACACCACTGAAACAATTGATGAAAGCCTGAAACTTACAGAAGCACCTGAAGCAGAAGAAGTTGCTGACAATCGTGACCAGGGGCGTGAAAAATCAAG TTCCAGATCACCTAGCCCACGACAAAGCAGCCCAGAAGTTGAGAGAAACAGGAATGGAAGGAGTGTATCACCCCATGACACCAAACAGAAGGTTGAAGTAGCACCTCAGTCTGAAGTAATAAAAGGAGACACAgtgagaaaatggaaaataaggaaacagTTGCCTAATGTTGAGGCTGAATCAGGAGAAACTGAAGCACCAAGAAAACGAAGATGGGGAACTAGCCAGCTTCTGCCTACCAAGAAGCCTGCCTTAGTTATTTCCACAGATTCCCTTAAG TCTCTCGTACCGGATGCTAAACCACTCTCAGCGGAAGAAGTTCGCCTCGGCAGTCCTAACTTTCAACCCTCAACAAAACCCACCGTTAATCAGGCCCAAGAAAGTGAAGACCATCATTTACCAGCTgctgaaaaagttgaaaaaatggagGATGTGAGACGTGTAGCAGTTGAAATTGCGGCCGAAGCCTTCGCCCCTGCAAAACCAGAAGTTgttctagctgctgctgccccatTATTAGAAGCAACTAGTCCAGCCCAACAACCTCGATCATCCGTTCttaatgtttcaaatttggtTCGACCATTTACTATTAATCAGCTTAAAGAATTGCTTGCTCGTACTGGACACCTCATCGATGGAAAGTTTTGGATTGATAGAGTCAAGTCCTCTTGTTTGATCCAG TAcgaaactgaagaagaagctgaagaAACTCGGGCTGCCTTACACGGAATTCATTGGCCTACATCTAATCCCAAAACCCTCCTGGTTGATTACTCAACTGTAGAAGAATTAGAGAACCGCATGTCTGGTAAAGAAACAACCAACCCACCTGTAGCCAAAATTGAACCAACAATGCGAGCGGCCGCCGCAGCCATCCAGTCCATTGAAGGGAAGCGAGACAAGGCTGAAAAAGTACGCGAATGGGATTTGGGAAAAACTGGTGAACAAGGATCCGAGAAATTAGAGCAAGCCCACAAAGGAGCACACCCCGCTGGGGAAGACGATGGAGAACTCAAACCAAAAGACGAAACGCCCGCCAAACTGTTGGACGATTTGTTCCGAAAAACCAAAGCCGCTCCTTTCATTTATTGGTTGCCCCTGACTGCAAGTCAAATTGCAGAGAAGGAAGAGATGCGTCGCCAGAGGCTTGCTGAAAGAGAGACTCGTATACGAGAAGTTCAGCAACGCAGGGACGAAGAGCTGCAACAGCGACAAcgtgaaagagagaaacagcGTGAAAACGAGCGCGAAAGGCAGCGTGCTCGGGAACGAGATCGTGAAAAGGAACGCGAAAAAGATCGCCAACGCTCTCGCAAACGCAGCAGATCTTCATCTAGAAGCTCGTCGAGCACTACCTCATCAAGTCCGAACAAGAGACGGAACAACAGTAAAACGCCCCCACGCAAGAGATAA
- the LOC124336035 gene encoding apoptotic chromatin condensation inducer in the nucleus-like isoform X2, whose protein sequence is MADNRGRELCVGGKPISSLRVVDLKQELEKRSLPKSGSKKDLLERLRLHLQLEEDREAALADEEHVPNLSLCNETENDFIREYLAAQQARFQVQREAKKQYEEKKRESEASAEETTQDEDEASDVSPTKKSPRKAMRPKKNEESTSTPKAHKSALDFQTPESMPYSTPPQEKRDEDGARHESDTTGEEEESMTPQTRKHKLLKYVQQPASSKGPGKSDTGQFSIADHVDRYQGSGTSERRDPPPSSLYGEAINLKVEKEKEISPVKKEPSPVKKEIPSPVKVETPSPVKKDGRVLRGQKAHSVKPPPTDVSEDEEDDDEEEEEGVFPRLVEVWSEKEREEEAAASASAEKSLAHKSEKPKENVEHPSLNVKQEDPEPHKPVVTVVTLVEKCSEEESKDVAPCATDPLADNPSKTETISVEDEAKPVKSECAVEVPPVELVVEKVKIEEKNVEKVEDVKEDEALDMTTDSKVDEASQKADLVILEEKVETAKLEEPVANSSEIEVPENDTVAASVSVVEIVPPAEIEEPIVDLVTVEKTNVPSETPNRDISITESEPEKMDQCETTPTDQSEPEKTDLCENKPIEESEPELKYQPETKEPELKDQPETKEPELKDQPETKEPELKDQPVTKEPKEEVTKPTDSQEDSVDSPPVKAVTAMAVENETPPLIKSDVCEQPVVKVDPVPEEQPTDDNEEDELQMDTTETIDESLKLTEAPEAEEVADNRDQGREKSSSRSPSPRQSSPEVERNRNGRSVSPHDTKQKVEVAPQSEVIKGDTVRKWKIRKQLPNVEAESGETEAPRKRRWGTSQLLPTKKPALVISTDSLKSLVPDAKPLSAEEVRLGSPNFQPSTKPTVNQAQESEDHHLPAAEKVEKMEDVRRVAVEIAAEAFAPAKPEVVLAAAAPLLEATSPAQQPRSSVLNVSNLVRPFTINQLKELLARTGHLIDGKFWIDRVKSSCLIQYETEEEAEETRAALHGIHWPTSNPKTLLVDYSTVEELENRMSGKETTNPPVAKIEPTMRAAAAAIQSIEGKRDKAEKVREWDLGKTGEQGSEKLEQAHKGAHPAGEDDGELKPKDETPAKLLDDLFRKTKAAPFIYWLPLTASQIAEKEEMRRQRLAERETRIREVQQRRDEELQQRQREREKQRENERERQRARERDREKEREKDRQRSRKRSRSSSRSSSSTTSSSPNKRRNNSKTPPRKR, encoded by the exons ATGGCGGACAATCGGGGAAGAGAGTTATGTGTTGGGGGGAAACCTATTTCATCCCTACGCGTCGTTGATTTGAAACAGGAACTAGAAAAAAGGAGCCTCCCGAAATCAGGAAGCAAAAAGGATTTGCTAGAGCGGCTCAGATTg CACCTGCAATTAGAGGAAGACCGCGAGGCTGCCTTAGCTGATGAAGAGCATGTTCCAAACCTTTCG CTATGCAATGAAactgaaaatgatttcattcgTGAATACTTGGCTGCACAGCAGGCCAGGTTCCAAGTACAAAGAGAAGCCAAGAAACAATATGAAGAAAAGAAGCGTGAATCAGAAGCTAGTGCTGAAGAAACAACTCAAGACGAGGATGAAGCGTCTGATGTATCTCCAACCAAAAAATCTCCCAGAAAAGCCATGAGGCCAAA GAAAAACGAAGAGTCTACATCTACGCCAAAAGCGCACAAATCCGCCCTGGATTTTCAAACACCAGAGTCGATGCCTTACTCCACTCCACCACAAGAAAAGCGAGATGAAGACGGGGCGAGACACGAGAGTGATACCACCGGTGAGGAGGAAGAATCCATGACTCCCCAGACCCGTAAACATAAGCTACTCAAATATGTTCAGCAGCCTGCCTCTAGTAAGGGTCCTGGTAAGTCGGATACCGGACAATTTTCAATTGCAGACCATGTGGATAGATATCAAGGGAGTGGGACATCAGAAAGGCGGGATCCACCGCCTtccagtctctatggtgaagCCATCAATTTGAaggtggaaaaagagaaagagatttCACCTGTTAAGAAAGAACCCTCAccggttaaaaaagaaatccctTCACCGGTTAAGGTAGAAACTCCTTCCCCCGTAAAGAAAGACGGACGAGTATTGCGAGGACAAAAGGCGCATAGTGTGAAACCTCCACCCACCGATGTGTCTGAGGATgaggaggacgacgacgaagaagaagaagaaggagtctTTCCCCGTCTTGTCGAGGTCTGgtcagagaaagaaagagaggaagAAGCTGCAGCTTCGGCCTCGGCTGAAAAATCTTTAGCACACAAATCGGAAAAAcctaaagaaaatgttgaacatCCTTCGTTGAATGTTAAACAGGAAGACCCTGAACCCCACAAGCCCGTTGTCACCGTTGTAACCCTTGTTGAAAAGTGTAGCGAAGAAGAGTCGAAGGATGTAGCGCCTTGCGCTACCGATCCGCTAGCAGATAATCCAAGCAAGACAGAAACCATTTCTGTCGAGGATGAAGCAAAACCGGTTAAAAGCGAATGCGCGGTAGAAGTACCACCAGTAGAATTAGTTgtagaaaaagttaaaatcgaagaaaaaaacgtaGAAAAGGTAGAGGATGTGAAGGAGGATGAAGCGTTAGATATGACCACGGATAGCAAGGTAGATGAAGCTTCTCAAAAAGCGGATCTCGTAATTTTAGAGGAAAAAGTAGAGACTGCAAAGTTAGAGGAACCGGTTGCGAACTCCTCAGAGATTGAGGTGCCTGAAAACGATACTGTCGCCGCTTCTGTATCTGTTGTGGAAATCGTACCGCCCGCTGAAATCGAAGAACCGATTGTAGATCTCGTAACTGTAGAAAAGACAAATGTCCCCTCTGAAACCCCCAATAGAGATATTTCAATCACGGAATCGGAACCCGAGAAAATGGATCAGTGTGAAACTACACCAACCGATCAATCCGAGCCAGAGAAAACGGATCTGTGTGAAAATAAACCAATCGAGGAATCCGAGCCTGAGTTGAAGTATCAACCCGAAACGAAAGAGCCTGAGTTGAAG GATCAGCCCGAAACGAAAGAGCCTGAGTTGAAGGATCAGCCCGAAACGAAAGAGCCTGAATTGAAGGATCAGCCCGTAACGAAAGAGCCTAAAGAAGAAGTTACTAAACCTACCGATTCGCAAGAAGATAGCGTCGATTCACCCCCGGTTAAG GCTGTGACTGCAATGGCTGTCGAAAACGAAACGCCACCGTTGATCAAATCAGATGTGTGTGAGCAACCTGTTGTCAAAGTAGACCCAGTTCCTGAAGAACAACCCACTGATGacaatgaagaagatgaactTCAGATGGACACCACTGAAACAATTGATGAAAGCCTGAAACTTACAGAAGCACCTGAAGCAGAAGAAGTTGCTGACAATCGTGACCAGGGGCGTGAAAAATCAAG TTCCAGATCACCTAGCCCACGACAAAGCAGCCCAGAAGTTGAGAGAAACAGGAATGGAAGGAGTGTATCACCCCATGACACCAAACAGAAGGTTGAAGTAGCACCTCAGTCTGAAGTAATAAAAGGAGACACAgtgagaaaatggaaaataaggaaacagTTGCCTAATGTTGAGGCTGAATCAGGAGAAACTGAAGCACCAAGAAAACGAAGATGGGGAACTAGCCAGCTTCTGCCTACCAAGAAGCCTGCCTTAGTTATTTCCACAGATTCCCTTAAG TCTCTCGTACCGGATGCTAAACCACTCTCAGCGGAAGAAGTTCGCCTCGGCAGTCCTAACTTTCAACCCTCAACAAAACCCACCGTTAATCAGGCCCAAGAAAGTGAAGACCATCATTTACCAGCTgctgaaaaagttgaaaaaatggagGATGTGAGACGTGTAGCAGTTGAAATTGCGGCCGAAGCCTTCGCCCCTGCAAAACCAGAAGTTgttctagctgctgctgccccatTATTAGAAGCAACTAGTCCAGCCCAACAACCTCGATCATCCGTTCttaatgtttcaaatttggtTCGACCATTTACTATTAATCAGCTTAAAGAATTGCTTGCTCGTACTGGACACCTCATCGATGGAAAGTTTTGGATTGATAGAGTCAAGTCCTCTTGTTTGATCCAG TAcgaaactgaagaagaagctgaagaAACTCGGGCTGCCTTACACGGAATTCATTGGCCTACATCTAATCCCAAAACCCTCCTGGTTGATTACTCAACTGTAGAAGAATTAGAGAACCGCATGTCTGGTAAAGAAACAACCAACCCACCTGTAGCCAAAATTGAACCAACAATGCGAGCGGCCGCCGCAGCCATCCAGTCCATTGAAGGGAAGCGAGACAAGGCTGAAAAAGTACGCGAATGGGATTTGGGAAAAACTGGTGAACAAGGATCCGAGAAATTAGAGCAAGCCCACAAAGGAGCACACCCCGCTGGGGAAGACGATGGAGAACTCAAACCAAAAGACGAAACGCCCGCCAAACTGTTGGACGATTTGTTCCGAAAAACCAAAGCCGCTCCTTTCATTTATTGGTTGCCCCTGACTGCAAGTCAAATTGCAGAGAAGGAAGAGATGCGTCGCCAGAGGCTTGCTGAAAGAGAGACTCGTATACGAGAAGTTCAGCAACGCAGGGACGAAGAGCTGCAACAGCGACAAcgtgaaagagagaaacagcGTGAAAACGAGCGCGAAAGGCAGCGTGCTCGGGAACGAGATCGTGAAAAGGAACGCGAAAAAGATCGCCAACGCTCTCGCAAACGCAGCAGATCTTCATCTAGAAGCTCGTCGAGCACTACCTCATCAAGTCCGAACAAGAGACGGAACAACAGTAAAACGCCCCCACGCAAGAGATAA
- the LOC124336035 gene encoding apoptotic chromatin condensation inducer in the nucleus-like isoform X3, which produces MRPKKNEESTSTPKAHKSALDFQTPESMPYSTPPQEKRDEDGARHESDTTGEEEESMTPQTRKHKLLKYVQQPASSKGPGKSDTGQFSIADHVDRYQGSGTSERRDPPPSSLYGEAINLKVEKEKEISPVKKEPSPVKKEIPSPVKVETPSPVKKDGRVLRGQKAHSVKPPPTDVSEDEEDDDEEEEEGVFPRLVEVWSEKEREEEAAASASAEKSLAHKSEKPKENVEHPSLNVKQEDPEPHKPVVTVVTLVEKCSEEESKDVAPCATDPLADNPSKTETISVEDEAKPVKSECAVEVPPVELVVEKVKIEEKNVEKVEDVKEDEALDMTTDSKVDEASQKADLVILEEKVETAKLEEPVANSSEIEVPENDTVAASVSVVEIVPPAEIEEPIVDLVTVEKTNVPSETPNRDISITESEPEKMDQCETTPTDQSEPEKTDLCENKPIEESEPELKYQPETKEPELKDQPETKEPELKDQPETKEPELKDQPETKEPELKDQPVTKEPKEEVTKPTDSQEDSVDSPPVKAVTAMAVENETPPLIKSDVCEQPVVKVDPVPEEQPTDDNEEDELQMDTTETIDESLKLTEAPEAEEVADNRDQGREKSSSRSPSPRQSSPEVERNRNGRSVSPHDTKQKVEVAPQSEVIKGDTVRKWKIRKQLPNVEAESGETEAPRKRRWGTSQLLPTKKPALVISTDSLKSLVPDAKPLSAEEVRLGSPNFQPSTKPTVNQAQESEDHHLPAAEKVEKMEDVRRVAVEIAAEAFAPAKPEVVLAAAAPLLEATSPAQQPRSSVLNVSNLVRPFTINQLKELLARTGHLIDGKFWIDRVKSSCLIQYETEEEAEETRAALHGIHWPTSNPKTLLVDYSTVEELENRMSGKETTNPPVAKIEPTMRAAAAAIQSIEGKRDKAEKVREWDLGKTGEQGSEKLEQAHKGAHPAGEDDGELKPKDETPAKLLDDLFRKTKAAPFIYWLPLTASQIAEKEEMRRQRLAERETRIREVQQRRDEELQQRQREREKQRENERERQRARERDREKEREKDRQRSRKRSRSSSRSSSSTTSSSPNKRRNNSKTPPRKR; this is translated from the exons ATGAGGCCAAA GAAAAACGAAGAGTCTACATCTACGCCAAAAGCGCACAAATCCGCCCTGGATTTTCAAACACCAGAGTCGATGCCTTACTCCACTCCACCACAAGAAAAGCGAGATGAAGACGGGGCGAGACACGAGAGTGATACCACCGGTGAGGAGGAAGAATCCATGACTCCCCAGACCCGTAAACATAAGCTACTCAAATATGTTCAGCAGCCTGCCTCTAGTAAGGGTCCTGGTAAGTCGGATACCGGACAATTTTCAATTGCAGACCATGTGGATAGATATCAAGGGAGTGGGACATCAGAAAGGCGGGATCCACCGCCTtccagtctctatggtgaagCCATCAATTTGAaggtggaaaaagagaaagagatttCACCTGTTAAGAAAGAACCCTCAccggttaaaaaagaaatccctTCACCGGTTAAGGTAGAAACTCCTTCCCCCGTAAAGAAAGACGGACGAGTATTGCGAGGACAAAAGGCGCATAGTGTGAAACCTCCACCCACCGATGTGTCTGAGGATgaggaggacgacgacgaagaagaagaagaaggagtctTTCCCCGTCTTGTCGAGGTCTGgtcagagaaagaaagagaggaagAAGCTGCAGCTTCGGCCTCGGCTGAAAAATCTTTAGCACACAAATCGGAAAAAcctaaagaaaatgttgaacatCCTTCGTTGAATGTTAAACAGGAAGACCCTGAACCCCACAAGCCCGTTGTCACCGTTGTAACCCTTGTTGAAAAGTGTAGCGAAGAAGAGTCGAAGGATGTAGCGCCTTGCGCTACCGATCCGCTAGCAGATAATCCAAGCAAGACAGAAACCATTTCTGTCGAGGATGAAGCAAAACCGGTTAAAAGCGAATGCGCGGTAGAAGTACCACCAGTAGAATTAGTTgtagaaaaagttaaaatcgaagaaaaaaacgtaGAAAAGGTAGAGGATGTGAAGGAGGATGAAGCGTTAGATATGACCACGGATAGCAAGGTAGATGAAGCTTCTCAAAAAGCGGATCTCGTAATTTTAGAGGAAAAAGTAGAGACTGCAAAGTTAGAGGAACCGGTTGCGAACTCCTCAGAGATTGAGGTGCCTGAAAACGATACTGTCGCCGCTTCTGTATCTGTTGTGGAAATCGTACCGCCCGCTGAAATCGAAGAACCGATTGTAGATCTCGTAACTGTAGAAAAGACAAATGTCCCCTCTGAAACCCCCAATAGAGATATTTCAATCACGGAATCGGAACCCGAGAAAATGGATCAGTGTGAAACTACACCAACCGATCAATCCGAGCCAGAGAAAACGGATCTGTGTGAAAATAAACCAATCGAGGAATCCGAGCCTGAGTTGAAGTATCAACCCGAAACGAAAGAGCCTGAGTTGAAGGATCAGCCCGAAACGAAAGAGCCTGAGTTGAAGGATCAGCCCGAAACGAAAGAGCCTGAGTTGAAGGATCAGCCCGAAACGAAAGAGCCTGAATTGAAGGATCAGCCCGTAACGAAAGAGCCTAAAGAAGAAGTTACTAAACCTACCGATTCGCAAGAAGATAGCGTCGATTCACCCCCGGTTAAG GCTGTGACTGCAATGGCTGTCGAAAACGAAACGCCACCGTTGATCAAATCAGATGTGTGTGAGCAACCTGTTGTCAAAGTAGACCCAGTTCCTGAAGAACAACCCACTGATGacaatgaagaagatgaactTCAGATGGACACCACTGAAACAATTGATGAAAGCCTGAAACTTACAGAAGCACCTGAAGCAGAAGAAGTTGCTGACAATCGTGACCAGGGGCGTGAAAAATCAAG TTCCAGATCACCTAGCCCACGACAAAGCAGCCCAGAAGTTGAGAGAAACAGGAATGGAAGGAGTGTATCACCCCATGACACCAAACAGAAGGTTGAAGTAGCACCTCAGTCTGAAGTAATAAAAGGAGACACAgtgagaaaatggaaaataaggaaacagTTGCCTAATGTTGAGGCTGAATCAGGAGAAACTGAAGCACCAAGAAAACGAAGATGGGGAACTAGCCAGCTTCTGCCTACCAAGAAGCCTGCCTTAGTTATTTCCACAGATTCCCTTAAG TCTCTCGTACCGGATGCTAAACCACTCTCAGCGGAAGAAGTTCGCCTCGGCAGTCCTAACTTTCAACCCTCAACAAAACCCACCGTTAATCAGGCCCAAGAAAGTGAAGACCATCATTTACCAGCTgctgaaaaagttgaaaaaatggagGATGTGAGACGTGTAGCAGTTGAAATTGCGGCCGAAGCCTTCGCCCCTGCAAAACCAGAAGTTgttctagctgctgctgccccatTATTAGAAGCAACTAGTCCAGCCCAACAACCTCGATCATCCGTTCttaatgtttcaaatttggtTCGACCATTTACTATTAATCAGCTTAAAGAATTGCTTGCTCGTACTGGACACCTCATCGATGGAAAGTTTTGGATTGATAGAGTCAAGTCCTCTTGTTTGATCCAG TAcgaaactgaagaagaagctgaagaAACTCGGGCTGCCTTACACGGAATTCATTGGCCTACATCTAATCCCAAAACCCTCCTGGTTGATTACTCAACTGTAGAAGAATTAGAGAACCGCATGTCTGGTAAAGAAACAACCAACCCACCTGTAGCCAAAATTGAACCAACAATGCGAGCGGCCGCCGCAGCCATCCAGTCCATTGAAGGGAAGCGAGACAAGGCTGAAAAAGTACGCGAATGGGATTTGGGAAAAACTGGTGAACAAGGATCCGAGAAATTAGAGCAAGCCCACAAAGGAGCACACCCCGCTGGGGAAGACGATGGAGAACTCAAACCAAAAGACGAAACGCCCGCCAAACTGTTGGACGATTTGTTCCGAAAAACCAAAGCCGCTCCTTTCATTTATTGGTTGCCCCTGACTGCAAGTCAAATTGCAGAGAAGGAAGAGATGCGTCGCCAGAGGCTTGCTGAAAGAGAGACTCGTATACGAGAAGTTCAGCAACGCAGGGACGAAGAGCTGCAACAGCGACAAcgtgaaagagagaaacagcGTGAAAACGAGCGCGAAAGGCAGCGTGCTCGGGAACGAGATCGTGAAAAGGAACGCGAAAAAGATCGCCAACGCTCTCGCAAACGCAGCAGATCTTCATCTAGAAGCTCGTCGAGCACTACCTCATCAAGTCCGAACAAGAGACGGAACAACAGTAAAACGCCCCCACGCAAGAGATAA